From Halalkalicoccus sp. CG83, one genomic window encodes:
- a CDS encoding dihydrolipoyl dehydrogenase, which produces MDEFDFLVIGSGSGLDVANVAANQGQSVAVVEKGALGGTCLNRGCIPSKMLLYHAEVLETIERAEEFGIDASVSNVEFGDIVRGVNEDVSGNSESIRSGLRSSSSHELFEGEARFIDERTVEISGGEDDGSRLRAETVLVASGTRPAIPPIDGIEEIDYLTSTEALQLEEPPDHLVIVGGGYIAAEIGQFFGTFGSDVTIVGRRSNLLPDADEEVAAAFTERYADRFDVYTGYEAIAASSSDGEVTVEARPYSEAPAVRNGGTAESEPEDANPISVTGDALLVAAGRVPNTDTLNVEAAGIETDERGFVETDEYLRTTADGVWALGDVVGEYLLKHSANHEARAVAGNIYGDDLQPVDYTAMPFAVFASPEVAGVGAREQELRAADDEYATRIYRYEDTARGDAMKVEGFVKVLIDLDGEILGCHIIGPEASNLIQEVVVAMKSGSGSVRDIRDAVHIHPALSEVVQRAFSGQFSRGGDHDHHHHG; this is translated from the coding sequence ATGGACGAGTTCGACTTCCTAGTGATCGGTTCGGGATCCGGACTGGACGTGGCGAACGTGGCCGCGAACCAGGGGCAGTCGGTCGCCGTCGTAGAGAAAGGGGCGCTCGGCGGGACCTGCCTCAATCGCGGCTGCATCCCCTCGAAGATGCTGCTCTACCACGCGGAGGTACTCGAGACGATCGAGCGTGCCGAGGAGTTCGGCATCGACGCGTCGGTCTCGAACGTCGAGTTCGGCGACATCGTTCGCGGGGTCAACGAGGACGTCTCGGGCAACTCCGAGTCGATCCGTAGCGGGCTGCGTTCCTCCTCGAGCCACGAGCTCTTCGAGGGCGAGGCTCGCTTCATCGACGAACGAACCGTCGAGATCTCGGGCGGCGAGGACGACGGCAGCCGGCTCCGGGCGGAGACGGTACTCGTCGCGTCGGGCACCCGCCCGGCGATCCCGCCCATCGACGGCATCGAGGAGATCGACTACCTGACCAGCACCGAGGCACTCCAGCTCGAGGAGCCGCCCGACCACCTCGTCATCGTGGGTGGGGGGTACATCGCCGCCGAGATCGGACAGTTCTTCGGCACGTTCGGGAGCGACGTGACGATCGTCGGCCGACGTTCGAACCTGCTCCCGGACGCGGACGAGGAGGTCGCTGCGGCGTTCACCGAGCGGTACGCCGATCGGTTCGACGTCTATACCGGTTACGAGGCCATCGCGGCCTCGTCGTCCGACGGAGAGGTGACCGTGGAGGCCCGGCCGTATTCCGAAGCCCCGGCGGTCAGGAACGGTGGGACCGCGGAGTCGGAGCCCGAGGATGCCAACCCGATCAGCGTCACCGGCGACGCGCTGCTGGTCGCGGCGGGACGCGTCCCCAACACCGACACGCTGAACGTCGAGGCCGCCGGAATCGAGACCGACGAACGGGGGTTCGTCGAGACCGACGAGTACCTACGAACGACGGCCGACGGTGTCTGGGCGCTCGGCGACGTCGTCGGCGAGTACCTCCTGAAACACAGCGCCAACCACGAGGCCCGTGCGGTCGCGGGGAACATCTACGGCGACGATCTCCAGCCCGTCGACTACACCGCGATGCCGTTCGCCGTCTTCGCCTCCCCGGAGGTCGCCGGAGTCGGCGCCCGCGAACAGGAGCTCCGCGCAGCCGACGACGAGTACGCGACCCGGATCTATCGGTACGAGGATACCGCCCGGGGGGATGCAATGAAGGTAGAGGGGTTCGTGAAGGTCCTGATCGACCTCGACGGGGAGATCCTCGGCTGTCACATCATCGGACCCGAGGCCTCGAACCTCATTCAGGAGGTCGTCGTCGCGATGAAGTCGGGTTCCGGGTCCGTTCGGGACATCCGTGACGCCGTCCACATCCACCCGGCGCTGTCGGAGGTCGTCCAACGTGCGTTCTCCGGACAGTTCTCCCGCGGCGGCGACCACGACCACCACCATCACGGCTGA
- a CDS encoding aminotransferase class IV → MVEGASGTGEDELVYHVDGELVAASEATVNVRDRGFTYGDAAFETLRVYGGEPFEWEAHADRLAGTCEAIGLDHGIADDDLRDRIDATLVANDLADAYVRLSITRGVQPGKLTPRSAVEPTVVVIVAPLPRGGPGGESVWDGPARATIAETRRIPTTALPARTKTHNYLNGILARLECRETDADEAIMLDGADALTEGATSNIFFVGDGVLRTPSLEGPVLPGVTRAIVLELAESAGIAIEEGTYAVEELLDADEGFLTNTTWELRPIASVDGTVIGCGPVTDRLRRAFDERVAAHYEPVE, encoded by the coding sequence ATGGTTGAGGGCGCGAGCGGAACGGGCGAGGACGAACTCGTCTACCACGTCGACGGCGAACTCGTCGCCGCCTCCGAGGCGACCGTGAACGTCCGCGATCGAGGGTTCACGTACGGCGACGCCGCCTTCGAGACCCTTCGAGTGTACGGCGGCGAGCCCTTCGAGTGGGAGGCCCACGCCGACCGGCTGGCGGGCACCTGTGAGGCGATCGGGCTCGATCACGGGATCGCGGACGACGACCTGCGCGATCGGATCGACGCGACGCTCGTGGCGAACGACCTCGCGGACGCCTACGTCCGACTGTCGATTACCCGTGGCGTCCAGCCTGGGAAACTGACGCCCCGATCCGCGGTGGAGCCGACCGTCGTCGTGATCGTCGCACCTCTTCCCCGCGGCGGGCCGGGCGGCGAATCGGTGTGGGACGGCCCCGCACGAGCGACGATCGCCGAGACGCGGCGGATCCCCACGACCGCGCTCCCCGCCCGGACGAAGACCCACAACTACCTCAATGGGATCCTCGCGCGTCTCGAGTGTCGCGAGACGGACGCCGACGAGGCGATCATGCTCGACGGCGCCGACGCCCTCACCGAGGGGGCGACGAGCAACATCTTCTTCGTCGGGGACGGCGTGCTGCGGACGCCGTCGCTGGAGGGGCCGGTGCTGCCGGGCGTGACGCGAGCGATCGTGCTGGAACTGGCTGAATCGGCTGGGATCGCGATCGAGGAGGGGACGTACGCGGTCGAGGAGCTGCTCGACGCCGACGAAGGGTTCCTCACGAACACGACCTGGGAGCTACGGCCGATCGCGAGCGTCGACGGGACGGTGATCGGCTGCGGTCCGGTGACCGACCGGCTCCGACGGGCGTTCGACGAACGGGTGGCCGCCCACTACGAACCGGTGGAGTGA
- a CDS encoding anthranilate synthase component II: MSRTFESVRSGVAGNVPGGARILVIDNYDSFVYNLVQYVGEFAGEVVVRRNDAIGLEEVHDLDPDGLVISPGPGTPAEAGISIETFELERPILGVCLGHQALCAALGTRVGHAPDVVHGKPSIVSHDGRGIFEGLPAHLEVGRYHSLGVEREDLPDGLIETARTADDREVVMGVRRRDRPHVGVQFHPESVLTADGKRMIENFVGICEEGDG; this comes from the coding sequence ATGAGCCGGACCTTCGAGTCGGTTCGATCGGGGGTAGCGGGGAACGTCCCCGGCGGGGCGCGGATCCTCGTGATCGACAACTACGACTCGTTCGTCTACAACCTCGTCCAGTACGTCGGCGAGTTCGCCGGCGAGGTGGTCGTCCGGCGCAACGACGCGATCGGGCTGGAGGAGGTCCATGACCTCGACCCGGACGGACTGGTGATCTCACCCGGTCCCGGAACGCCGGCCGAGGCGGGAATCTCGATCGAGACGTTCGAACTGGAACGGCCGATCCTCGGCGTCTGTCTCGGCCACCAGGCGCTGTGTGCGGCGCTCGGGACGCGGGTGGGGCACGCGCCCGACGTCGTCCACGGGAAGCCCTCGATCGTGAGCCACGACGGGCGAGGGATCTTCGAGGGGCTGCCCGCGCACCTCGAGGTCGGGCGGTATCACTCGCTGGGCGTCGAACGCGAGGACCTGCCCGATGGGCTGATCGAGACCGCGCGCACGGCGGACGACCGGGAGGTGGTGATGGGCGTCAGACGTCGCGATCGGCCCCACGTCGGCGTCCAGTTCCACCCGGAGAGCGTCCTGACCGCCGACGGCAAGCGAATGATCGAGAACTTCGTCGGGATCTGTGAGGAGGGCGATGGTTGA
- a CDS encoding anthranilate synthase component I family protein produces MDEGETGAVLHTSRDRFLTLAAGSDTDVRIPIEYRLRVDDPFEAYRRARDAEGGSYLETTGGQPGWGYFGVDPVERLRVGAEAVAIGGGSASLSALQGLLDGESLVRGACTVPYPCGAIGWLSYDVARELESLPDATTDDRGLPRLDLAVYDRLAAWEEPWEGETTLRITACPRIDGDPVAAYDRGRRRALALAERIREGEPDVSEDGATGGSEDGVSSGVGRSTPPTARFESDCGREAFSRRVDRVKRRIRDGETFQANVSQRLSAPAAVHPVTAFSALRAVNPAPYSALLERRDHDLVSASPELLIEVDGDRLVTEPIAGTRPRGGTPEADERYEAELLGDEKERAEHAMLVDLERNDLGKVCAFGTVEVSEYRRVDRYSEVMHLVSLVEGRRREGVSIADALGAVFPGGTITGAPKPRTMAIIDEVETTRRGPYTGSIGIFGFDDRATCNIVIRTLVRHAGEYDLRVGAGIVHDSVPEHEYEETLAKGRALITAIDEALESKRMTVTVEAGE; encoded by the coding sequence ATGGACGAGGGGGAGACGGGGGCAGTCCTCCACACGAGCCGCGACCGATTTCTCACGCTCGCCGCGGGGAGCGACACCGACGTTCGGATCCCGATCGAGTACCGCCTGCGCGTGGACGACCCCTTCGAGGCGTACCGGCGTGCGCGCGACGCCGAAGGCGGCAGCTACCTCGAGACGACCGGCGGCCAGCCGGGCTGGGGCTACTTCGGCGTCGATCCCGTCGAACGGCTCCGGGTCGGTGCCGAGGCCGTCGCGATCGGCGGGGGTTCGGCGTCGCTTTCGGCCCTTCAGGGGCTGCTAGACGGCGAGTCGCTGGTCCGGGGTGCCTGTACGGTCCCGTACCCCTGCGGAGCGATCGGCTGGCTCTCCTACGACGTCGCACGCGAACTCGAGTCGCTCCCCGACGCCACGACGGACGACCGCGGCCTCCCCAGGCTCGACCTCGCGGTCTACGACCGGCTGGCCGCGTGGGAGGAGCCCTGGGAGGGCGAGACGACGCTCCGGATCACCGCCTGTCCACGGATCGACGGGGACCCCGTGGCGGCCTACGACCGGGGCCGACGGCGGGCGCTCGCGCTCGCGGAGCGGATCCGCGAGGGCGAACCGGACGTCTCCGAGGACGGGGCGACCGGAGGCTCGGAGGACGGCGTGTCCTCCGGCGTCGGGAGATCGACGCCACCCACCGCACGCTTCGAGAGCGACTGCGGACGCGAGGCGTTCTCCCGGCGCGTCGATCGCGTGAAACGGCGGATCCGCGACGGCGAGACGTTCCAGGCCAACGTCTCACAGCGGCTCTCCGCGCCGGCGGCGGTCCACCCCGTCACGGCGTTCTCCGCGCTCCGGGCGGTCAACCCCGCGCCCTACTCCGCGCTGCTCGAGCGCCGGGACCACGACCTGGTGAGCGCGAGCCCCGAACTGCTGATCGAGGTCGACGGCGACCGGCTCGTCACGGAGCCGATCGCGGGAACCCGACCACGCGGCGGGACGCCCGAGGCCGACGAGCGATACGAGGCCGAACTCCTGGGTGACGAGAAGGAACGAGCCGAGCACGCGATGCTCGTCGATCTCGAGCGAAACGACCTCGGGAAGGTCTGTGCGTTCGGCACCGTCGAGGTGAGCGAGTACCGCCGCGTGGACCGCTACTCCGAGGTGATGCACCTGGTCTCGCTGGTCGAGGGGCGGCGCCGCGAGGGGGTCTCGATCGCCGACGCGCTCGGGGCCGTCTTCCCCGGGGGGACGATCACGGGCGCGCCCAAGCCGCGGACGATGGCGATCATCGACGAGGTCGAGACCACCCGACGAGGGCCCTACACCGGCAGTATCGGGATCTTCGGGTTCGACGACCGGGCGACGTGTAACATCGTCATCCGGACGCTCGTACGCCACGCCGGGGAGTACGACCTCCGGGTCGGTGCGGGGATCGTCCACGACTCGGTGCCCGAGCACGAGTACGAGGAGACGCTCGCGAAGGGACGGGCGCTGATCACCGCGATCGACGAGGCGCTCGAGTCGAAACGGATGACCGTCACCGTGGAGGCGGGCGAATGA
- a CDS encoding helix-hairpin-helix domain-containing protein: protein MPLLTKLKSLLGLDDGRSSSDRSDDDAVGVTVEHDHSDDRTASESASAAGSESEGPPIDSGAESGSIEQEPAETEAEESIDEAAATNPEEAPPGTDAPGTETAEPAPAETGESSEDGAVVDGTVDVEPDVDTPEPEGETGSGPAPEVESETEDEGSTGDGSGSSDEALQDIKGIGPSYETTLSEAGVETVDELADADADALADDTGLSTKRIRGWIERARSR, encoded by the coding sequence ATGCCACTGCTCACGAAGCTGAAATCGTTGCTCGGACTCGACGATGGGCGGTCGAGCAGCGATCGATCCGACGACGACGCCGTCGGCGTCACCGTCGAACACGACCATAGCGACGACCGGACGGCGTCCGAATCCGCATCAGCGGCGGGATCGGAGTCCGAGGGCCCGCCGATCGACTCCGGCGCCGAGTCCGGATCGATCGAGCAGGAACCGGCCGAGACCGAGGCCGAGGAGTCGATCGACGAGGCGGCGGCGACGAACCCCGAGGAGGCCCCGCCGGGGACGGACGCCCCCGGAACCGAGACGGCCGAGCCGGCGCCCGCCGAGACGGGCGAGTCCTCCGAGGACGGCGCCGTAGTCGACGGGACGGTCGACGTCGAGCCCGACGTCGATACACCCGAACCCGAGGGAGAGACGGGAAGCGGGCCGGCACCGGAGGTCGAGTCCGAGACGGAGGACGAGGGTTCGACCGGCGACGGCAGCGGATCGAGTGACGAGGCGCTTCAGGACATCAAGGGAATCGGACCCTCCTATGAAACCACGCTCTCAGAGGCCGGCGTCGAGACGGTCGACGAGCTCGCCGACGCCGACGCCGACGCGCTCGCCGACGACACCGGCCTCTCGACGAAGCGCATCCGGGGATGGATCGAGCGCGCCCGCTCTAGGTAG
- a CDS encoding shikimate dehydrogenase: MQVYGLLGNPVGHSLSPRIHHAAYREFGMDACYATFEPEPSELGTAIEGARALGVRGLNVTIPFKQDAISFVELDELADRIGAVNTIDFGGDRPTGHNTDAVGARRALERHDVALDGARAVLVGAGGAGRAVAFALSDAGATVSIANRTEERAEELATAVPNATGHGLSALNDLLANANVLVNATSVGMEGDESPVPADALHRGLTVMDIVYQPLETRLLRDAAAADATTIDGAWMLLYQAVAAFERWTGQEAPVEVMNDVLRSELT; the protein is encoded by the coding sequence ATGCAGGTGTACGGCCTACTCGGCAATCCCGTCGGTCACTCGTTGTCGCCGCGCATCCACCACGCCGCCTACCGGGAGTTCGGGATGGACGCCTGCTACGCGACGTTCGAGCCGGAGCCGTCGGAGCTCGGGACGGCGATCGAGGGCGCACGGGCGCTCGGCGTCCGCGGGCTGAACGTCACGATTCCGTTCAAGCAGGACGCCATCTCGTTCGTCGAACTCGACGAACTCGCCGACCGGATCGGGGCCGTCAACACGATCGACTTCGGCGGGGACCGACCCACGGGGCACAACACCGACGCAGTCGGGGCGCGACGCGCGCTCGAGCGCCACGACGTCGCGCTCGACGGCGCGCGGGCGGTGCTGGTCGGCGCGGGCGGGGCGGGGCGCGCCGTCGCCTTCGCGCTCTCGGATGCGGGCGCGACGGTGTCGATCGCCAACCGGACCGAGGAGCGCGCCGAGGAACTCGCGACGGCGGTCCCGAACGCGACCGGCCACGGTCTCAGCGCCCTCAACGACCTGCTCGCGAACGCCAACGTGCTGGTGAACGCCACCAGCGTCGGGATGGAAGGCGACGAGTCGCCGGTGCCCGCCGACGCGCTACACCGGGGTCTGACGGTCATGGACATCGTCTATCAGCCCCTCGAGACGCGACTGTTACGGGACGCCGCTGCCGCCGACGCGACGACGATCGACGGGGCGTGGATGCTGCTCTACCAGGCGGTCGCGGCGTTCGAGCGCTGGACCGGCCAGGAGGCGCCCGTCGAGGTGATGAACGACGTCCTGCGGAGCGAACTCACGTAG
- a CDS encoding sodium/calcium exchanger protein: MLQRLRHPLNAVALTVLLTLPWVYTALSHGGHVEPGEPYSAALTVAVSGIAVLGSAFLLAWGAETAEKDVPRAFAIAVLAVLAVAPEYAVDALYAWQAGALEGTQRGADAANLAVANMTGANRILIGIGWSAIALFTVYRSGASEDPAVRHREGFLRNAVSLDRDIGVEITFLFAATLFAFVVPFSMATVDGGGAAGGIGLLDTFVLVGLYALYIAIIVRGDVEHGEEHVGVPAYLQTFPKPARVATVLLLFAYSGTMIYTAVHPFASGLETIGLQNGIPEFFMIQWVAPLASESPELIVVAYLVNKARSTAGFNALISSKLNQWTLLIGTLAVVYSIAAGHLGALPFDEKQVAEIWITAAQSLFAIAILINFEITMREAVSLLVLFLSQVIIEFAIIRTYPEAVAEAISIDVLYAYTAVYLVIAGYLLVTRRHELRALFAQAGTTAREAFRPRSTPTEGAD, encoded by the coding sequence ATGCTGCAGCGCCTCCGCCATCCGCTCAACGCAGTCGCTCTGACCGTTCTCCTTACCCTTCCGTGGGTCTACACGGCGCTCTCACACGGCGGTCACGTCGAGCCGGGCGAACCGTACTCCGCGGCCCTCACCGTCGCCGTATCCGGCATCGCGGTGCTCGGATCGGCGTTCCTGCTGGCGTGGGGTGCCGAAACCGCCGAGAAGGACGTCCCCCGGGCGTTCGCCATCGCCGTCCTCGCGGTGCTCGCGGTCGCTCCCGAGTACGCCGTCGACGCGCTCTACGCCTGGCAGGCCGGCGCGCTGGAGGGGACCCAGCGGGGCGCCGACGCCGCCAACCTCGCCGTCGCGAACATGACCGGCGCGAACCGGATCCTCATCGGCATCGGGTGGTCGGCCATCGCGCTCTTTACCGTCTACCGGTCGGGTGCGTCCGAGGATCCCGCGGTCCGCCATCGCGAGGGGTTCCTCCGTAACGCGGTCTCGCTGGATCGCGACATCGGCGTCGAGATCACGTTCCTGTTCGCGGCCACGCTGTTCGCGTTCGTCGTTCCGTTCAGCATGGCGACGGTCGACGGCGGCGGCGCGGCCGGCGGGATCGGCCTCCTCGATACCTTCGTCCTCGTCGGCCTCTACGCGCTCTACATCGCCATCATCGTCCGCGGCGACGTCGAACACGGTGAGGAACACGTCGGCGTCCCCGCCTACTTACAGACGTTTCCGAAGCCCGCCCGCGTCGCCACCGTGCTCCTGCTGTTCGCCTACTCCGGCACGATGATCTACACCGCCGTCCACCCGTTCGCGTCGGGCCTCGAGACCATCGGCCTGCAGAACGGCATTCCCGAGTTCTTCATGATCCAGTGGGTCGCGCCGCTCGCGAGCGAGAGCCCCGAGCTCATCGTCGTCGCCTACCTCGTCAACAAGGCGCGCTCGACCGCCGGGTTCAACGCGCTCATCTCCTCGAAGCTCAACCAGTGGACCCTGTTGATCGGGACGCTCGCGGTGGTCTACTCCATCGCCGCAGGCCATCTCGGTGCACTCCCGTTCGACGAGAAGCAGGTCGCGGAGATCTGGATCACCGCCGCCCAGAGCCTCTTCGCCATCGCGATCCTCATCAACTTCGAGATCACCATGCGCGAGGCAGTCTCACTGCTCGTGCTGTTCCTCTCGCAGGTCATCATCGAGTTCGCCATCATCCGCACCTATCCGGAGGCGGTCGCCGAAGCGATCAGCATCGACGTCCTCTACGCGTACACCGCAGTCTACCTCGTGATCGCCGGCTACCTGCTCGTGACCCGTCGTCACGAACTTCGGGCCCTGTTCGCCCAGGCGGGCACGACCGCGCGAGAGGCCTTTCGGCCCCGAAGCACGCCAACCGAAGGCGCCGACTGA
- a CDS encoding D-aminoacyl-tRNA deacylase, protein MIAIVVSRADAASERIGQQLLNIADWNAREDSTYVDAEGGGTYYRLDADGRTFELRTFDEWHVELEDTAEPFADPDLLVFASRHSGETGPLLTAHFTGNFGSAEFGGHDRELAEAAPVAHKRLLERFREHAPEGYDVGTECTHHGPTTLAVPSLFAELGSGEAQWSDDAGARAVARSVLDLGSAELHEGRRLVAFGGGHYAPRPERIVRETPWAVGHVGADWCLEAMGAPDPDVIERTFERSDADLATVDGDYPTLESTIEELGHRVVSETWVREVGGTSLDLVERLESELTPIDSGLRLGEGAREQVDEYAVDPFPTELIETARAVDTDAVREAVETHALAFETEEGGARVDGRAAFVPGERESLVEALAGVLEREYEVRREPEAIVVRERAFDPEKAATLGVPEGPAFGRLASGDSVEVDGRTIEPEAVHTERVRRLSRSA, encoded by the coding sequence GTGATCGCCATCGTCGTCAGCCGCGCCGACGCCGCCTCCGAGCGGATCGGCCAGCAGCTCCTGAACATCGCCGACTGGAACGCCCGCGAGGATTCCACCTACGTCGACGCCGAGGGCGGGGGGACTTACTACCGTCTCGACGCCGACGGGAGGACGTTCGAGCTCCGAACGTTCGACGAGTGGCACGTCGAACTCGAGGACACCGCCGAACCCTTCGCGGACCCCGACCTGCTGGTGTTCGCCTCGAGACACTCGGGCGAGACCGGACCGCTCCTGACGGCACACTTCACCGGCAACTTCGGATCCGCGGAGTTCGGCGGGCACGACCGCGAACTCGCCGAGGCCGCGCCGGTCGCGCACAAACGACTGCTCGAGCGGTTCCGCGAGCACGCCCCCGAGGGCTACGACGTGGGCACCGAGTGCACCCACCACGGGCCGACTACCCTCGCCGTGCCGTCGCTGTTCGCCGAACTCGGTAGCGGCGAGGCACAGTGGTCCGACGACGCGGGCGCCCGTGCGGTCGCTCGCTCCGTGCTCGACCTCGGAAGCGCGGAGCTCCACGAGGGACGGCGACTCGTCGCGTTCGGCGGCGGTCACTACGCCCCGCGACCCGAGCGTATCGTGCGAGAGACGCCGTGGGCGGTCGGCCACGTCGGCGCCGACTGGTGTCTGGAGGCGATGGGCGCGCCCGACCCCGATGTCATCGAGAGGACGTTCGAGCGGAGCGACGCCGACCTCGCGACGGTCGACGGCGACTACCCCACCCTCGAGTCGACCATCGAGGAGCTCGGTCACCGCGTCGTGAGCGAGACGTGGGTCCGGGAGGTCGGCGGGACGTCGCTCGACCTCGTCGAGCGGCTCGAGAGCGAGCTGACGCCGATCGACTCGGGGCTCCGGCTGGGCGAGGGTGCCCGCGAGCAGGTCGACGAGTACGCCGTCGATCCCTTCCCAACCGAGCTGATCGAAACCGCTCGCGCCGTCGACACCGACGCCGTCAGGGAGGCGGTCGAGACCCACGCGCTGGCGTTCGAGACCGAGGAGGGCGGCGCCCGGGTCGACGGACGGGCGGCGTTCGTCCCCGGCGAGCGCGAGTCGCTGGTCGAGGCGCTCGCCGGGGTGCTCGAACGCGAGTACGAGGTCCGCCGCGAGCCGGAGGCGATCGTCGTGCGCGAGCGGGCGTTCGATCCCGAGAAGGCCGCCACCCTCGGCGTTCCCGAGGGGCCGGCGTTCGGCCGGCTCGCTTCGGGCGACAGCGTCGAGGTCGACGGCCGGACGATCGAGCCCGAGGCGGTCCACACCGAACGCGTCAGACGCCTGTCCCGCTCCGCGTGA
- the ftsZ gene encoding cell division protein FtsZ, which yields MDSIIQDAVENADEDESAATAPETEDEDGDGVAPEVSRSGQMTDEELHSVLEDLQTNITVVGCGGGGGNTVHRMEEEGIHGAKLVAANTDVQHLVEIESDTKILLGEQKTRGRGAGSLPQVGEEAALESQDEIYDAIQGSDMVFVTAGLGGGTGTGAAPVVAKAARESGALTIAIVTTPFTAEGEVRRTNAEAGLERLRDVADTVIVVPNDRLLDAVGKLPVKQAFKVADEVLMRSVKGITELITKPGLVNLDFADVRTVMEKGGVAMIGLGESDSESKAKDSVKSALRSPLLDVDISGANSALVNVTGGSDMSIEEAEGVVEEIYERIDPDARIIWGTSVDEELEGAMRTMIVVTGVDSPQIYGRGEETKQQQQSSGQIQDIDYVE from the coding sequence ATGGACTCAATCATTCAGGACGCCGTCGAGAACGCCGACGAGGACGAGTCGGCGGCGACGGCACCCGAGACCGAGGACGAGGACGGCGACGGCGTCGCCCCCGAGGTGAGTCGGTCGGGACAGATGACCGACGAGGAGCTGCACAGCGTACTCGAGGACCTCCAGACCAACATCACCGTCGTGGGCTGTGGCGGCGGTGGCGGCAACACCGTCCACCGGATGGAGGAGGAGGGGATCCACGGCGCGAAGCTGGTCGCCGCGAACACGGACGTCCAGCACCTCGTCGAGATCGAGTCCGACACGAAGATCCTGCTGGGCGAGCAGAAGACCCGTGGCCGCGGCGCGGGCTCGCTCCCGCAGGTCGGCGAGGAGGCCGCCCTCGAGAGCCAGGACGAGATCTACGACGCGATCCAGGGTTCGGACATGGTGTTCGTCACCGCGGGGCTAGGCGGCGGCACCGGCACCGGCGCCGCACCGGTCGTCGCGAAGGCCGCCCGCGAGTCTGGCGCGCTCACCATCGCGATCGTCACGACGCCGTTCACGGCGGAGGGCGAAGTCCGAAGAACGAACGCCGAGGCGGGCCTCGAGCGGCTTCGCGACGTCGCCGACACCGTGATCGTCGTTCCGAACGACCGGCTGCTCGACGCGGTCGGCAAGCTCCCCGTGAAGCAGGCGTTCAAGGTCGCGGACGAGGTGCTCATGCGCTCGGTGAAGGGGATCACGGAGCTGATCACCAAGCCAGGCCTCGTCAACCTCGACTTCGCGGACGTCCGCACGGTGATGGAGAAGGGCGGCGTCGCGATGATCGGGCTGGGCGAGAGCGACTCCGAGTCGAAGGCGAAGGACTCCGTCAAGAGCGCGCTTCGCTCGCCGCTTCTCGACGTCGACATCTCCGGGGCGAACTCCGCGCTGGTGAACGTCACCGGCGGCTCGGACATGTCCATCGAGGAGGCGGAAGGCGTCGTCGAGGAGATCTACGAGCGGATCGACCCCGACGCGCGCATCATCTGGGGCACCTCCGTCGACGAGGAGCTCGAGGGCGCAATGCGCACGATGATCGTCGTCACCGGCGTCGACTCCCCACAGATCTACGGCCGGGGCGAGGAGACCAAACAGCAACAGCAGAGCAGCGGGCAGATCCAGGACATCGACTACGTCGAGTAG